The Flavobacterium marginilacus genome window below encodes:
- a CDS encoding ComF family protein, producing the protein MFNSLINLFFPKVCAGCKSFIGGNEYIICTSCRHELPVTNHHLNPENEAFKKFYGRVAVEHVSAFLFFHKKGMVQEMIHGLKYKGHEEIGTFLGEWYASDLKDNSIMNNVDAIIPVPLHKKRMKERGYNQVTNFGMALSENFKIPLNDSILKRKVYSKTQSKKSFLGRTEGIETIFDVTFSEKDANKHYLLIDDVLTTGSTLEACSKALLKIPGAKISIVCMAMAHS; encoded by the coding sequence ATGTTTAATTCCCTGATAAATTTGTTTTTCCCAAAGGTTTGTGCTGGCTGTAAATCATTTATAGGCGGTAACGAATACATAATCTGTACGTCCTGCCGGCATGAACTGCCCGTAACGAATCATCATTTGAATCCTGAAAATGAGGCTTTTAAAAAGTTTTATGGCAGGGTAGCGGTCGAACATGTTTCAGCATTTTTATTTTTTCATAAAAAAGGAATGGTTCAGGAAATGATTCACGGTTTGAAATACAAAGGTCATGAAGAAATTGGTACTTTTTTGGGCGAATGGTACGCATCCGATTTGAAAGACAATTCTATAATGAATAATGTAGATGCTATTATTCCTGTGCCATTGCATAAAAAGAGAATGAAAGAACGGGGTTATAATCAGGTTACAAATTTTGGGATGGCTTTGTCCGAAAATTTTAAAATTCCACTGAATGATTCCATTTTAAAGCGGAAAGTATATTCTAAAACGCAATCAAAGAAAAGTTTTTTGGGAAGAACTGAAGGGATTGAAACTATTTTTGATGTTACTTTTTCAGAAAAAGATGCTAATAAACATTATCTTTTAATTGATGATGTTTTGACCACCGGATCCACTCTTGAGGCCTGTTCGAAAGCGTTATTAAAAATTCCTGGAGCCAAGATTAGCATTGTTTGTATGGCGATGGCACATTCCTGA